A region of the Desulfobacter postgatei 2ac9 genome:
TCGGGGCAAACAAGCGAATGAAGGACGCTACCGCTGCCCAGATCGCCATTCATCCTGATGATGAACCCATGCTTTTGGATCTCTCCAGTCATGCTGCCATGTTTGGTCTTGGGGCAGAAAATTCCCCGCCTGCCGACATTCATCTTAAGGAGAGCGATACAATCACGTTTGGCAATATTACCTTTAAAGTAATTCACACCCCGGGGCACTCGCCTGGGGGAATCTGCCTTTATACGCCCGGCCACCTGTTTGTCGGAGACACCCTCTTTATGGGCTCAATCGGACGCACCGACCTTCCCGGCGGCAATTATGACACCCTGATCTCCTCTATCAAGACCAAGCTGCTGAACTTAGACGAAAGTACCGTGGTTTATCCCGGACATGGTCCGGAAACAACCATTGCCAATGAAAAGCGGATGAACCCCTTTCTCAGATAATGTCTGAAAAATTATTTTTGCCCCGGATCACCGACATTGTGATCCGGGGTTTTAATTTTGATCCGGCCTTTGAACATGCTGCTGCCAGGTTTTCCCAACAAGAGGGAACAGTGGTGCTTTTGTCAGGATCTGACCAGGATTGTGCCCGGTATCACAGATTATTGAACATTTAAGACAGGGTGATATCTATCAGGCCAATCTGTCACAGCGTTTTGAAACCGGTTTCAGCGGCGCGATGCATATGCCTTGTTTTAGAGGTGTTTAAAAAGAATCCTGCGCCTTTTTTCGCCTTTGTCCAGACAGGGGATCACCAGGTCGTTTCCACTTCACCCGAACGCTTTCTTAAAGTGGCGGGGCACATTGTTGAAACCCGGCCCATCAAGGGAACCATTGCCCGAGGAGCCAGACCTGAACAGGACAGGGAAAATGCAAGAATCTTATCCTTGAGTACCAAAGAGGATGCTGAACTGACCATGATTTTGGATCTGATGCGAAATGTCTGAAATTGTAGAACTTGATCAATTGGTAATCCTGATTTTTATCTGCTGTTCATGGGCAAGCTTGAATTTAAGGGTGAAATGGGCTATTTTCCCTTTCGTTTATTTTGTTGTGGGTTAAATCCGGGTGTTGACAGACCCGATCGGCTCATGGCTGT
Encoded here:
- a CDS encoding MBL fold metallo-hydrolase; protein product: MIIRKLEVGPIMANCFIVGCEETKQAVVIDPGDDADRILMALAKAELKVKYLINTHGHFDHVGANKRMKDATAAQIAIHPDDEPMLLDLSSHAAMFGLGAENSPPADIHLKESDTITFGNITFKVIHTPGHSPGGICLYTPGHLFVGDTLFMGSIGRTDLPGGNYDTLISSIKTKLLNLDESTVVYPGHGPETTIANEKRMNPFLR
- a CDS encoding chorismate-binding protein gives rise to the protein MFKKNPAPFFAFVQTGDHQVVSTSPERFLKVAGHIVETRPIKGTIARGARPEQDRENARILSLSTKEDAELTMILDLMRNV